From Lagopus muta isolate bLagMut1 chromosome 15, bLagMut1 primary, whole genome shotgun sequence, the proteins below share one genomic window:
- the LOC125700749 gene encoding GRB2-related adapter protein, whose product MESVALYNFQTTEKDELPFQKGDTLKILNMEDDQNWYKAELYGCEGFVPKNYIKVKPHPWYAGRISRHVAEELLLKRRYVGAFLIRESESAPGEFSISVNYGQHVQHFKVLRERNGKYFLWEEKFNSLNELVDFYRTTTIAKKQQIFLRDDEQSPEVKRPKFVQAQFDFSAHDSSQLPFYRGDIIEVLDCPDPNWWQGKIYGRIGFFPRNYVHPIRK is encoded by the exons ATGGAGTCGGTGGCTCTGTACAACTTCCAGACGACGGAGAAGGATGAGCTGCCCTTCCAGAAAGGGGACACTCTGAAG ATACTCAACATGGAAGATGACCAGAACTGGTACAAGGCTGAGCTGTATGGCTGCGAGGGCTTTGTGCCCAAAAACTACATCAAAGTCAAACCCCACCC GTGGTACGCGGGGAGGATCTCTCGGCACGTGGCGGAGGAGCTGCTCCTCAAGCGCAGATACGTGGGAGCCTTCCTGATCCGTGAGAGCGAGAGCGCGCCGGGGGAGTTCTCCATCTCCGTCAA CTACGGGCAGCATGTCCAGCACTTCAAGGTGCTCCGTGAGCGCAATGGCAAATATTTCCTCTGGGAGGAGAAGTTCAACTCCCTCAATGAGCTGGTGGACTTCTACAGGACCACCACCATCGCCAAGAAGCAGCAGATCTTCCTTCGGGATGACGAACAGAGCCCAGAG GTGAAGAGACCCAAATTCGTGCAAGCCCAATTCGACTTCTCTGCTCATGacagctcccagctgccctTCTACCGCGGGGACATCATTGAGGTGCTGGACTGCCCCGACCCCAACTGGTGGCAGGGAAAGATCTATGGACGCATTGGCTTCTTCCCCCGCAATTACGTCCACCCCATCCGCAAATGA